The following proteins come from a genomic window of Deinococcus malanensis:
- a CDS encoding carbohydrate ABC transporter permease has translation MDITSKAVPRAVTPARGSLKRHQTRTAYLFLGIPLLFFLIVRFLPTFMALQMSLFDWNILKEQQPFVAFENYERLASDEKFLTALRNTALYTVIGVPAQIALGLALALMLSRITAFRGLYRALYFAPFVTPIVAAAWVWQWLFSPQFGPVNTVLMWLHIPPQQFLTSPSQALATTAGLVVWQNLGFQIVLFLAGLAAIPRTYYEAAEIDGATGLQAFRGITLPLLNPTIVFSVVTGTISYLQLFTQVVNLNFTDQGGPLGSTMTVALYIYQMAFGRFEMGYASAVTVVLFALILLITVIQLKFLTRRYDV, from the coding sequence ATGGACATTACAAGTAAAGCGGTGCCGCGGGCGGTCACGCCCGCCCGCGGCTCCCTCAAACGACATCAGACCCGCACCGCATACCTGTTCCTCGGAATACCACTGCTCTTTTTCCTGATCGTGCGCTTTCTGCCGACGTTCATGGCACTGCAGATGAGTCTGTTCGACTGGAATATCCTGAAAGAACAGCAGCCCTTCGTGGCGTTCGAGAATTATGAGCGGCTGGCCAGCGACGAGAAGTTTCTGACTGCCCTGAGAAACACAGCGCTGTACACCGTGATTGGCGTCCCGGCCCAGATTGCCCTGGGTCTTGCGCTGGCACTGATGCTCAGCCGCATTACCGCTTTTCGGGGACTGTACCGTGCCCTGTACTTCGCTCCCTTCGTGACGCCGATCGTGGCGGCGGCCTGGGTCTGGCAGTGGCTGTTCAGCCCGCAGTTCGGACCGGTCAACACGGTGTTGATGTGGCTGCACATTCCCCCGCAGCAGTTCCTGACGTCGCCTTCGCAGGCGCTGGCCACCACCGCCGGGCTCGTGGTCTGGCAGAATCTCGGCTTTCAGATCGTGCTGTTCCTGGCCGGGCTGGCGGCCATCCCCCGCACGTACTACGAGGCGGCCGAGATTGACGGGGCGACCGGGCTGCAGGCTTTCCGGGGAATCACCCTCCCGCTTCTGAACCCCACCATCGTTTTTAGCGTGGTGACCGGCACCATTTCCTATCTGCAACTCTTTACCCAGGTGGTCAACCTCAACTTCACGGACCAGGGCGGACCGCTGGGCAGCACCATGACGGTGGCGCTGTACATCTACCAGATGGCGTTCGGCCGGTTCGAGATGGGGTATGCGTCTGCCGTCACGGTTGTGCTGTTCGCGCTGATCCTGCTGATTACTGTCATCCAGCTGAAGTTCCTGACGCGGAGGTACGACGTATGA
- a CDS encoding carbohydrate ABC transporter permease, translating into MTLAAAPRRKPDLKTGLAYAALTVGIVITLFPFVWMLLTSLKSFQELFNLTFLPSQPTIDNYRQVLTETKFLIWFANSLLIAAITTVSVLFFDSLVGYTLAKFDFPGKHLIFLLILSTLMIPTEMLVIPWFVGVSDLELTKSVPGAYFAIMFPGLISAFGVFLMRQFFESLPTDLIEAARIDGMSEFGIFTRIAMPLVKPALASLAIFTFLGNWNAFLWPLIVIQQPQFRTLPVGTALFNGEAGTQWGLIMAASSLAVIPVLIVFSIFQKQIIDGIVLTGLKG; encoded by the coding sequence ATGACCCTGGCCGCTGCGCCACGCCGCAAGCCTGACCTCAAGACGGGGCTGGCCTACGCCGCCCTCACCGTGGGTATCGTCATTACACTCTTCCCGTTCGTCTGGATGCTCCTCACGAGCCTCAAAAGTTTTCAGGAACTGTTCAACCTGACGTTTCTGCCTTCTCAGCCCACCATCGACAATTACCGGCAGGTACTGACCGAGACAAAATTCCTGATCTGGTTCGCCAACAGTCTGCTGATCGCCGCCATCACCACTGTGAGCGTGCTGTTCTTCGATTCGCTGGTCGGCTATACCCTGGCCAAATTCGACTTTCCGGGCAAGCACCTGATCTTCCTGCTGATTCTCTCGACCCTGATGATTCCCACGGAAATGCTGGTGATCCCCTGGTTCGTCGGCGTGAGCGACCTTGAACTGACAAAGAGCGTACCGGGAGCGTACTTCGCCATCATGTTCCCCGGTCTGATCAGCGCGTTCGGGGTCTTTCTGATGCGGCAGTTCTTCGAGAGCCTCCCTACCGATCTGATCGAAGCGGCGCGCATCGACGGCATGAGTGAATTCGGCATCTTTACCCGGATTGCCATGCCGCTGGTGAAACCCGCCCTGGCCAGCCTGGCCATCTTCACTTTCCTGGGCAACTGGAATGCCTTTTTGTGGCCGCTGATTGTCATCCAGCAACCCCAGTTCAGGACGCTGCCGGTTGGTACGGCCCTTTTCAACGGGGAGGCCGGTACGCAGTGGGGTCTGATCATGGCGGCCAGCAGCCTGGCTGTTATTCCGGTGCTGATTGTCTTTTCCATCTTTCAGAAGCAGATCATCGACGGCATTGTCCTTACTGGGCTCAAAGGGTAA